The sequence GGCCGGCAAGGTCCAGGTCGACGGCGCGGTGGTCGGCAAGTCCGAGCGGGTGCACGGCGGTGCCTGGCTGGAGGTCGAGATGCCGCAGGCGCCCGCACCGGTCCAGCTGGTCGCCGAGCCGGTCGAGGGCATGGAGATCGTGCACGACGACGACGACGTGGTCGTGATCGTCAAGCCGGTCGGCGTGGCCGCGCACCCGTCGCCGGGCTGGTCCGGCCCGACCGTCATCGGCGGCCTCGCCGCCGCCGGGTACCGGATCTCCACCTCCGGCGCAGCCGAGCGCCAGGGCATCGTGCACCGCCTGGACGTAGGCACCTCGGGCCTGATGGTGGTCGCCAAGTCCGAGTACGCGTACACCTCGCTCAAGCGCCAGTTCAAGGAGCGCACGGTCGACAAGCGCTACCACACGCTGGTCCAGGGCCACCCGGACCCGACGAGCGGCACCATCGACGCCCCCATCGGCCGCCACCCGAACCACGACTACAAGTGGGCGGTCACGGCCGACGGCAAGCCCTCCGTGACGCACTACGACCTCGTCGAGGCCTTCCGCGCCGCCTCCCTGCTGGACGTGAAGCTGGAGACGGGCCGCACCCACCAGATCCGCGTCCACATGGCCGCCCACCGCCACCCGTGCGTCGGCGACCTCACCTACGGCGCCGACCCGACCCTCGCCAAGCGGCTGCACCTGACCCGCCAGTGGCTGCACGCCGTCCGCCTCGGCTTCGAGCACCCCGGCGACGGCCGCTGGGTGGAGTTCGCGAGCGACTATCCCGAGGACCTCCAGAAGGCCCTCGACCAGGTCCGGGAGGAGACATGGGCGTGAGCCCGCGGTACACCGTCCGGGTCGCCGAGGACCCCGTGGACCGCGAGGCCTGCTTCGCGGTCCGCAAGGAGGTCTTCGTGGCCGAACAGGGCGTCGCGGAGGACATCGAGTACGACGCCTACGACGTGGTGGCCGTGCACGTGCTGGCGGTCCGCGAGGACGGGCTGCCGCTGGGCACCGGACGGCTGCTGCACGGTGACGCGGCGGCGGCCAAGACCGGCGGGGACGCGTCGGTCGGCTCGCTGGGCCGGCTCGCCGTCACCCGGGCGGCACGCGGGCTCGGCGTCGGCGCGGCCCTGGTGCGCGCCATCGAGGAGGCGGCACGCGCGCGGGGCCTCACGGCGGTCGACCTGCACGCGCAGACCCAGGCCCTGGGTTTCTACGAACGCCTGGGCTACGCGGCGTACGGCCCGGAGTTCCCGGACGCCGGCATACCCCACCGGGCGATGCGCCGGTCCCTGTAGGACACGGCGGCCCGAGCCGCGCCCGGGCCCCGGCGGGACGTCGACCCGGCCGGGCGTCGTGCGGTAACCGCAGGTGGCGATGGCAGACTGGGACCTTGCCGTGTGATCGTCAACCCCCGGAGCGCCGTCCGTGGACCAGCTGGCTCTGTTGTTCGTACTGCTGCTCGGGGCCCTGGTGAGCGTCCCGGTGGGAGACCGGCTGGGGGTGCCGGCGCCGGTGCTGATGACCCTGTTCGGCGGGGTCCTGGCGGTGGCCGACTTCGTCCCCAACGTCGACATCCCGCCCGAGCTGATCCTGCCGGCCCTGCTGCCGCCGCTGCTGTACGCCGCCGTCCGCCGCACCTCCTGGCGGCAGTTCGCGGCCAACGTCCGCCCGATCTTCCTGCTGGCCGTCGCCCTGGTGTTCGTCACGATGGTGTCCGTGGCGTTCGTCGCGCACCAGATCGTGCCCGGACTGCCGTTCGCCGCCGCCGTCGCGCTCGGCGCGCTCATCGCCCCGCCCGACCCCGTCGCCGCGACCAGCGTCGCCGGACAGCTGGGGCTGCCGCGCCGGCTGGTGTCGATCCTGGAGGGCGAGGGGCTGTTCAACGACGTCACGGCCATCGTCCTGTACCACGTGGCGATCGCCGCCGCCGTCAGCGGCAGCTTCTCGCCGTGGCAGGCCGGGCTGGACCTGGTGCTGTCCGCCGTCGTCGCGGTGGCCGTGGGCCTGGCGCTGGGCTGGGGCGCGAACAAGCTGATGGACCTGCTGGGCGATCCGACGCTGCAGATCGGCATGACCCTGCTGGTGCCGTACGCCTCCTACGTGCTCGCCGAGAGGCTGCACGGCTCCGGGGTGCTCGCCGTGCTCACCACGGCCCTCTTCCTCGCCGAGTACGCCACCGACGCCGACGACGTGATGACCCGGCTCGCCGGGCACACCTTCTGGGACATCATCGACACCCTCGTCACGGGCGTCGCCTTCGGGCTCATCGGACTGGAGCTGCACAACGCCATCCACACCGCCCAGGGCCGCTGGGGCCAGATGCTCGGCTGGGCCGCGGCCGTCGTGGGCGTGGTCGTCGTGGTACGGCTGCTGTGGCTGCTGCCGGCGACCTGGCTGACCAAACGCCTGCACGCCCGCCGGGACTACGACGAGGAGATCCCGGTGAGCTGGCGGGAGACCGTCGTGATGTGGTGGGCCGGGATGCGCGGGGTGGCCTCGGTGGCGCTGGCGCTGGCCGTGCCGCTGCGGACCGACGACGGCAGCCCCTTCCCCGACCGGGACGAGATCGTCTTCATCGCCTTCGGGGTGATCGTCGCCACGCTGGTGGTGCAGGGGCTGACCCTGCCCTGGCTGGTGCGGCGGCTCGGGGTGCGGGCCGACTCCGCGCGGGAGAAGGAGTTCGAGAAGGACCTGGCGGTGCGGGCCGCGAAGGCGGCGAAGCGCCGGCTGCGGGAGATCGAGCAGGTGGAGGAACTGCCCGAGGAGCTGTCCGAGCAGATGCTGCGGCGCGCCTTCGAGATCGGCATCCGGATCAGCCCGGACATGGGGGAGGAGGAGCGGCGCGAGGCGCAGCTCCAGCGGGTCAAACGGATCAAGCGGGTGCGGCGCATCCAGAACGAGATGCTGAGCGCCGCGCGGCACGAGGTGCTGGCCGCGCGGAGCGAGCCCGGCGCGGACCCGGAGATCGTGGACCGGGTGCTGCGCCATCTCGACGTACGCAGTCTGCGCTGACGTCCGCTCAGCCGCGGCCGGGCCCCGGGAACGTGTAGGCCTTGCGGAAGGCGGTGCCGTCGGGAGAGGGCGCCTGGTGCGGCGGGAGGAACGCGTTGGCGGTGTTCACCCGGGGCAGCGCGTAGGGGTGTTCCTCGGCCAGCCAGGTGATCATCTGCTCGCGGACCGCGACCCGGACCGTCCAGATGTCGTCCGCGTCCTTCGCCGTCACCAGGGCCCGCACCTGGATGGTGTTCGGCGTGCTGTCCGTCATCTGGAGGCTGTAGGCGCGGCCGTCCCAGGCCGGGCACGCGCGCAGGATGTCCCGTAGCTTCTCGCGCATCGCCTCCATCGGCGCGCCGTGGTCCAGGTGCCAGTAGACGATCCCGGTCATCTGCGGGGTGCCCCGGGACCAGTTCTCGAACGGCCTGGAGGTGAAGTACGACACCGGCATGGTGATCCGGCGCTCGTCCCAGGTCCGCACCGTCAGGAAGGTCAGGGTGATCTCCTCGACCGTGCCCCACTCGCCGTCCACCACCACCGTGTCGCCGATCCGGACCATGTCACCGAAGGCTATCTGCAGCCCGGCGAACAGGTTCGACAGCGTCGACTGGGCGGCGACACCGGCCACGATGCCGAGGACACCGGCGGAGGCCAGCAGGGACGCGCCGGCCGCGCGCATCGCCGGGAACGTCAGCAGCATCGCCGCCACGGCGACCACCCCGACGATCGCCGACACCACCCGC comes from Streptomyces sp. SCL15-4 and encodes:
- a CDS encoding RluA family pseudouridine synthase, with product MSTIPEIRTLPVPDGLEGERVDAAISRMFGFSRTKAAELAAAGKVQVDGAVVGKSERVHGGAWLEVEMPQAPAPVQLVAEPVEGMEIVHDDDDVVVIVKPVGVAAHPSPGWSGPTVIGGLAAAGYRISTSGAAERQGIVHRLDVGTSGLMVVAKSEYAYTSLKRQFKERTVDKRYHTLVQGHPDPTSGTIDAPIGRHPNHDYKWAVTADGKPSVTHYDLVEAFRAASLLDVKLETGRTHQIRVHMAAHRHPCVGDLTYGADPTLAKRLHLTRQWLHAVRLGFEHPGDGRWVEFASDYPEDLQKALDQVREETWA
- a CDS encoding GNAT family N-acetyltransferase, with protein sequence MGVSPRYTVRVAEDPVDREACFAVRKEVFVAEQGVAEDIEYDAYDVVAVHVLAVREDGLPLGTGRLLHGDAAAAKTGGDASVGSLGRLAVTRAARGLGVGAALVRAIEEAARARGLTAVDLHAQTQALGFYERLGYAAYGPEFPDAGIPHRAMRRSL
- a CDS encoding Na+/H+ antiporter, with amino-acid sequence MDQLALLFVLLLGALVSVPVGDRLGVPAPVLMTLFGGVLAVADFVPNVDIPPELILPALLPPLLYAAVRRTSWRQFAANVRPIFLLAVALVFVTMVSVAFVAHQIVPGLPFAAAVALGALIAPPDPVAATSVAGQLGLPRRLVSILEGEGLFNDVTAIVLYHVAIAAAVSGSFSPWQAGLDLVLSAVVAVAVGLALGWGANKLMDLLGDPTLQIGMTLLVPYASYVLAERLHGSGVLAVLTTALFLAEYATDADDVMTRLAGHTFWDIIDTLVTGVAFGLIGLELHNAIHTAQGRWGQMLGWAAAVVGVVVVVRLLWLLPATWLTKRLHARRDYDEEIPVSWRETVVMWWAGMRGVASVALALAVPLRTDDGSPFPDRDEIVFIAFGVIVATLVVQGLTLPWLVRRLGVRADSAREKEFEKDLAVRAAKAAKRRLREIEQVEELPEELSEQMLRRAFEIGIRISPDMGEEERREAQLQRVKRIKRVRRIQNEMLSAARHEVLAARSEPGADPEIVDRVLRHLDVRSLR
- a CDS encoding mechanosensitive ion channel family protein, encoding MEIVLRPVIVVGGAVVLTVLVGWATDLLLRKADGSRGDTPLWDLLRRGRVPYQMVLCAAVLRGTYDEAELLQEHRVGVGRTLTLVLIGAAAWLVIRIAAAIVESTYTRYARAHHDPARVRRVRTQVTLIMRVVSAIVGVVAVAAMLLTFPAMRAAGASLLASAGVLGIVAGVAAQSTLSNLFAGLQIAFGDMVRIGDTVVVDGEWGTVEEITLTFLTVRTWDERRITMPVSYFTSRPFENWSRGTPQMTGIVYWHLDHGAPMEAMREKLRDILRACPAWDGRAYSLQMTDSTPNTIQVRALVTAKDADDIWTVRVAVREQMITWLAEEHPYALPRVNTANAFLPPHQAPSPDGTAFRKAYTFPGPGRG